One region of Rhodocaloribacter litoris genomic DNA includes:
- a CDS encoding type II toxin-antitoxin system VapC family toxin produces MAFGQRHRPGHRNPARSSGGSRRDAHDRSGRQSLGLSVEGAHTSEVRKLFQHDPEWIVPPLWESEFLNVMWRYIRQNTFSVDDALRRFRAARGLVRIVDTPPAELVLRLASDHDLTAYDATYAALGRHLGVPHVTYDRQVIAAGLGIHPRDFSDG; encoded by the coding sequence ATCGCCTTCGGGCAGAGACACCGGCCCGGGCACCGGAACCCGGCACGCTCAAGCGGTGGATCGAGGAGGGACGCGCATGATCGTAGCGGACGTCAATCTCTCGGTTTATCTGTAGAGGGAGCCCACACGTCCGAGGTCCGAAAGCTGTTTCAGCACGATCCGGAATGGATCGTACCACCGCTGTGGGAGAGCGAGTTTTTGAACGTCATGTGGCGGTATATCCGGCAGAACACGTTTTCTGTGGACGATGCCCTTCGCCGTTTCCGTGCGGCCCGGGGCCTGGTGCGCATCGTGGACACACCACCAGCCGAACTTGTGCTTCGCCTGGCATCGGACCATGATCTGACGGCTTACGATGCCACGTATGCCGCCCTGGGACGGCACCTGGGTGTGCCGCATGTCACGTATGACCGGCAGGTGATCGCAGCCGGCCTGGGGATCCATCCGCGTGACTTTTCGGACGGGTGA
- a CDS encoding NRDE family protein: MCLIVFSYRQHPDYPFVFAGNRDEFLDRPATPMDFWTEAPDLLAGRDLRGGGTWLGLTRTGRFAAVTNYREPGRHNPAAPSRGHLPVRFLLGDDPPAAFLDALAPEAGRYNGFNLLVGDGTSLHYFSNRDGRQELAPGLYGLSNHLLDTPWPKVVHARARLAALLEAGPPEPEALFELLADTTPAPDEALPETGVGREWERRLSSAFIRAPGYGTRAATVLLVDAEGVITVAERTFPHDGQAPRTRRFRIETGAGCNG; this comes from the coding sequence ATGTGCCTGATCGTCTTCAGTTACCGCCAGCACCCGGACTACCCGTTCGTCTTTGCCGGAAACCGGGATGAGTTCCTCGACCGCCCGGCGACGCCGATGGACTTCTGGACGGAGGCGCCGGACCTGCTCGCCGGGCGCGACCTGCGCGGCGGGGGCACCTGGCTGGGCCTGACCCGCACCGGCCGGTTCGCCGCCGTGACCAACTACCGGGAACCCGGGCGCCACAACCCGGCCGCGCCCTCACGGGGCCACCTGCCGGTCCGCTTCCTCCTCGGTGACGACCCGCCCGCCGCCTTCCTCGATGCCCTCGCCCCGGAGGCCGGCCGCTACAACGGGTTCAACCTGCTCGTGGGAGATGGTACCTCGCTCCACTACTTCTCCAACCGGGACGGGCGGCAGGAGCTGGCGCCGGGGCTCTACGGCCTGAGCAACCATCTGCTGGACACGCCCTGGCCGAAGGTCGTCCACGCCCGAGCACGCCTGGCTGCCCTGCTCGAGGCCGGCCCGCCGGAGCCCGAAGCCCTCTTCGAGCTGCTGGCCGACACCACGCCGGCGCCGGACGAGGCCCTGCCCGAAACGGGCGTTGGCCGCGAGTGGGAGCGGCGGCTCTCGTCCGCCTTCATCCGGGCTCCGGGCTACGGCACGCGCGCCGCTACGGTCCTCCTGGTCGACGCCGAGGGGGTGATCACCGTCGCCGAGCGCACTTTCCCGCACGACGGCCAGGCACCCCGCACGCGACGGTTTCGCATCGAGACGGGCGCGGGTTGCAACGGATGA
- a CDS encoding tRNA (mnm(5)s(2)U34)-methyltransferase: protein MLIKPLDRAKEIVAAVLTPGDVAVDATTGNGHDTVFLAERVGPAGHVYGFDVQEEAIGRTRQRLAGAGLAERVTLFARGHEALRETLPAGVHGHVAAVMFNLGYLPGGDHRRITRPETTVPALDAALDVLRPGGVLTVVVYPGHPGGAEEAGAVRNWAAALDPHRYLAVRYDLLNRPHHPPWLLAVEKRD, encoded by the coding sequence ATGCTGATCAAGCCACTGGACCGGGCCAAGGAGATCGTCGCCGCCGTGCTCACACCCGGCGACGTGGCCGTCGACGCCACCACCGGCAACGGGCACGACACGGTCTTCCTGGCCGAACGGGTGGGACCGGCCGGGCACGTATACGGCTTCGACGTGCAGGAGGAGGCCATCGGGCGCACGCGGCAGCGGCTGGCCGGGGCGGGCCTGGCCGAACGGGTGACGCTCTTCGCCCGGGGCCATGAGGCCCTGCGCGAGACGCTTCCGGCCGGCGTGCATGGACACGTGGCGGCGGTCATGTTCAACCTGGGCTACCTGCCCGGCGGCGACCACCGCCGCATCACCCGCCCGGAAACCACGGTGCCGGCCCTCGACGCCGCGCTCGACGTACTTCGTCCCGGAGGGGTGCTCACCGTGGTCGTCTATCCCGGTCATCCCGGCGGTGCCGAGGAGGCCGGGGCCGTCCGGAACTGGGCCGCGGCGCTCGATCCGCATCGCTACCTGGCCGTGCGCTACGATCTGCTCAATCGTCCCCATCATCCTCCCTGGCTGCTTGCCGTAGAGAAACGGGACTGA
- a CDS encoding esterase family protein codes for MQREIHRWWSPRLEKDMEIVAYGHYGFALLLFPTAAADFLEYERFHLIDAIAPHIERGRCKVYSINSINRESWLNDHMPPRHKAIRHQQYNGYVTEEVVPFIHDHCRGLVPIVTAGASLGALHAVNQLFRRPDLFAGTIGMSGSYDLKHYTKGYWDEDVYFNSPVDYVANLEDERVLEQLRRKRIILATGQGSYENPGASQHFSWILHTKGIPHELDLWGHDVPHDWPTWRRMLPYFLEKLSFEALAAAF; via the coding sequence ATGCAACGGGAGATACATCGCTGGTGGAGTCCCCGCCTCGAAAAGGACATGGAGATCGTGGCGTACGGCCATTACGGCTTCGCCCTCCTTCTTTTCCCCACGGCCGCCGCCGACTTTCTCGAATACGAGCGGTTTCATCTGATCGACGCCATCGCGCCGCACATCGAGCGTGGCCGGTGCAAGGTCTACTCGATCAACAGCATCAACCGGGAAAGCTGGTTGAACGATCACATGCCCCCGCGCCACAAGGCCATCCGGCACCAGCAGTACAACGGCTACGTGACCGAGGAGGTGGTGCCCTTCATCCACGACCATTGCCGGGGGCTGGTCCCCATCGTCACCGCCGGTGCCTCGCTCGGGGCGCTGCATGCCGTCAACCAGCTCTTCCGCCGTCCCGATCTCTTTGCCGGCACCATCGGCATGAGCGGTTCCTACGACCTGAAGCACTACACGAAAGGGTACTGGGACGAGGACGTTTATTTCAACTCGCCCGTGGACTACGTGGCCAACCTGGAAGATGAACGGGTCCTCGAACAGCTCCGGCGGAAGCGGATCATTCTGGCAACCGGGCAGGGCAGCTACGAGAACCCCGGTGCCTCGCAGCACTTCTCGTGGATTCTTCATACGAAGGGGATCCCGCATGAACTGGATCTGTGGGGACACGACGTTCCCCACGACTGGCCTACCTGGCGGCGGATGTTGCCGTATTTTCTGGAAAAGCTCTCTTTCGAGGCCCTGGCCGCCGCCTTCTAG
- a CDS encoding DUF6263 family protein, giving the protein MTTLKRAGLPLLLLVLVAATLTPEPAVRLRLNLKEGASYKMYNQIEQAVEQVVMGQEQNVKNQIGIGYRFDVLAARDQVFDVKLTYYKVKFSQEGPMGTISYDSENPPETVPPQAQGFAALGGQSLTLKLDAMGKVLDVGGVEDMIARMVEGLGQADAATRAQIEQSLRQQFGREAMSSQMEAMFAVYPEGEVAVGDTWTREVAVNAGLPLKLASTYRLTAYEGGRATLEIESQIRPGTDGPVNMGGMEIEFDISGSQKGTAVMDAETGLILEAEARQEVAGDMIVNGGAMTWPLVFRTHTKLSMEE; this is encoded by the coding sequence ATGACAACTTTGAAACGTGCCGGGCTGCCGCTGTTGCTGCTCGTGCTGGTAGCTGCGACGCTGACACCGGAGCCGGCCGTCCGGCTGCGTCTGAACCTGAAGGAGGGCGCCTCCTACAAGATGTACAACCAGATCGAGCAGGCGGTCGAACAGGTGGTCATGGGGCAGGAGCAGAACGTCAAGAACCAGATCGGCATCGGCTACCGGTTCGACGTGCTCGCCGCCCGCGACCAGGTGTTCGATGTGAAGCTGACCTATTACAAGGTAAAGTTCTCCCAGGAGGGGCCCATGGGCACGATCTCGTACGACTCGGAGAACCCGCCGGAGACGGTGCCGCCCCAGGCGCAGGGCTTTGCCGCCCTCGGAGGGCAGAGCCTCACGCTCAAGCTCGATGCCATGGGCAAGGTGCTCGATGTGGGCGGGGTCGAGGACATGATCGCCCGGATGGTCGAAGGGCTCGGGCAGGCCGATGCGGCCACGCGTGCACAGATCGAGCAGAGCCTGCGGCAGCAGTTCGGTCGCGAGGCCATGAGCTCGCAGATGGAGGCCATGTTCGCCGTCTATCCTGAAGGCGAGGTGGCCGTGGGCGATACGTGGACGCGCGAGGTCGCCGTCAATGCCGGGCTGCCGCTGAAGCTCGCCAGCACGTACCGCCTGACGGCCTACGAAGGCGGCCGGGCGACGCTGGAGATCGAGAGCCAGATCCGGCCCGGCACCGACGGCCCCGTCAACATGGGCGGTATGGAGATCGAGTTCGACATCAGCGGCTCGCAGAAGGGCACGGCCGTGATGGACGCCGAGACCGGGTTGATCCTCGAAGCCGAAGCCCGGCAGGAGGTGGCGGGGGACATGATCGTCAACGGCGGGGCCATGACCTGGCCACTCGTCTTCCGCACCCACACGAAGCTGTCGATGGAAGAATAG
- a CDS encoding methylmalonyl-CoA mutase family protein, with translation MQPRAYKPKNPIRFVTAASLFDGHDAAINIMRRILQASGAEVIHLGHNRSVHEIVETAIEEDVQGIAVSSYQGGHMEFFKYMYDLLQEKGAGHIKIFGGGGGVIVPEEIEELHAYGITRIFSSEDGLAMGLQGMINYMLEACDFPVTEHPFRVPETASPRDERVVARRLTYVENQVPAPVPVQXGXXATHAGPEAPEVLPRTAPVLGITGTGGAGKSTLTDELVRRFLNDFDDLSVAILSVDPTKRRTGGALLGDRIRMNAIYGENAGRVYMRSFATRQAHRATSKALRESIDVCRAAGFDLILLETAGIGQSDTEIADLADVTLYVMTSDYGAPTQLEKIGMLDVADFVALNKFEKRGSLDALRDVRKQVQRNRGLFDRAPEEMPVFPTMASHFDDPGVTRLYLALLDHLNDRFGFGRTSRIYARERLPEADPAARAIIPPKRQRYLGEIAETCRSYRAHAEQQVAYARKWGEAVGARKQVENWAPEDRDRLLERLDQMIKHWWDKLDARSKHILEHWDELAEAYRQETFTYTVRGREITVPLFHESLSGTKVPRVALPRTQDPGERLRFALLENLPGYFPFTAGVFPFKRTGDEDPTRMFAGEGSPERTNRRFHLVSAGMPARRLSTAFDSVTLYGFDPDERPDIYGKVGNAGVSICTLDDMKKLYSGFNLCDPKTSVSMTINGPAPMILAMFLNTAIDQQVEFYLKDQGRWDEAERVIAERLGEDRPRYVPTGPNGPEETMPETHDGSGLGLLGCTGSDLVAWGVLAQDEYDTIKADALRVVRGTVQADILKEDQAQNTCIFSTEFALRMMGDVQQYFIDHRIRNFYSVSISGYHIAEAGANPITQLAFTLANGFTYVEYYLSRGMDVDAFAPNLSFFFSNGMDPEYGVIGRVARRIWAVAMREKYGAGERSQKLKYHIQTSGRSLHAREIQFNDIRTTLQALLAIYDNCNSLHTNAYDEAITTPTEESVRRAIAIQLIINREFGMAKNENPLQGAFIIEELTDLVEEAVLQEFERLNDRGGVLGAMETMYQRGKIQEESLHYERKKHSGELPVIGVNTFRPPEGEEAHDAPVALMRSTEDEKRRQLQALRAFQQRNADRAPEALERLKEVARSGGNVFEELMETVKVCSLGQITRALFEVGGQYRRNM, from the coding sequence ATGCAGCCGCGTGCCTACAAACCGAAGAACCCGATCCGTTTCGTCACCGCCGCCAGCCTGTTCGACGGGCACGACGCCGCCATCAACATCATGCGCCGCATCCTGCAGGCCAGCGGCGCCGAGGTGATCCACCTGGGGCACAACCGCTCCGTGCACGAGATCGTGGAGACGGCCATTGAGGAGGACGTGCAGGGCATCGCGGTGTCGTCGTACCAGGGCGGGCACATGGAGTTCTTCAAATACATGTACGACCTGCTCCAGGAGAAAGGGGCCGGGCACATCAAGATCTTCGGCGGCGGGGGCGGGGTGATCGTGCCGGAGGAGATCGAGGAGCTGCACGCCTACGGCATCACCCGCATCTTCTCGTCCGAGGACGGGCTGGCGATGGGCCTGCAGGGAATGATCAACTACATGCTCGAAGCGTGCGACTTCCCTGTGACCGAGCATCCGTTCCGGGTGCCCGAGACGGCATCGCCCCGGGACGAGCGGGTGGTGGCCCGCCGGCTGACCTACGTGGAGAACCAGGTGCCGGCGCCGGTGCCCGTGCAGGMCGGCCASSCGGCGACCCATGCCGGTCCGGAGGCGCCGGAGGTGTTGCCCCGCACGGCGCCCGTCCTGGGCATCACCGGCACCGGCGGCGCGGGCAAGTCCACCCTGACGGACGAGCTCGTCCGCCGCTTCCTGAACGACTTCGACGACCTGAGCGTCGCCATCCTGTCGGTCGACCCCACGAAGCGGCGCACGGGCGGGGCCCTGCTGGGCGACCGCATCCGCATGAACGCCATCTACGGCGAGAACGCCGGCCGCGTCTACATGCGGTCGTTCGCCACGCGGCAGGCCCACCGCGCCACCTCGAAAGCCCTCCGCGAGAGTATCGACGTGTGCCGTGCCGCCGGCTTCGACCTGATCCTCCTGGAGACGGCGGGCATCGGGCAGAGCGACACCGAGATCGCCGACCTGGCCGACGTTACCCTCTACGTGATGACCTCGGACTACGGCGCGCCGACGCAGCTCGAAAAGATCGGCATGCTCGACGTGGCCGACTTCGTGGCGCTGAACAAGTTCGAAAAGCGCGGCAGCCTCGACGCCCTCCGCGACGTGCGCAAGCAGGTCCAGCGTAACCGGGGCCTGTTCGACCGCGCCCCCGAGGAGATGCCCGTCTTCCCGACGATGGCCTCTCACTTCGACGATCCGGGCGTGACGCGGCTCTACCTGGCTTTGCTCGACCACCTGAACGACCGCTTCGGCTTCGGGCGCACGTCGCGCATCTATGCGCGGGAGCGGCTGCCCGAGGCCGATCCGGCCGCCCGGGCGATCATCCCCCCGAAGCGCCAGCGGTACCTGGGCGAGATCGCCGAGACATGCCGCTCGTACCGCGCCCATGCCGAGCAACAGGTGGCCTATGCCCGTAAGTGGGGCGAGGCCGTCGGCGCGCGGAAGCAGGTGGAAAACTGGGCTCCTGAAGACCGAGACCGGCTCCTCGAACGCCTCGACCAGATGATCAAGCACTGGTGGGACAAGCTCGACGCCCGCTCGAAGCACATCCTCGAGCACTGGGACGAGCTGGCCGAGGCGTACCGGCAGGAGACGTTCACGTACACCGTACGCGGCCGGGAGATCACCGTGCCCCTGTTCCACGAGTCGCTTTCCGGGACGAAGGTGCCGCGCGTGGCGCTGCCCCGCACGCAGGACCCCGGCGAGCGGCTCCGCTTCGCCCTGCTGGAGAACCTCCCCGGCTACTTCCCCTTCACCGCCGGCGTCTTCCCGTTCAAACGCACCGGCGACGAGGACCCTACCCGCATGTTCGCCGGCGAGGGGAGCCCCGAACGTACCAACCGCCGCTTCCACCTCGTCTCTGCCGGCATGCCCGCCAGGCGGCTCTCCACCGCCTTCGACTCGGTCACCCTCTACGGCTTCGACCCCGACGAGCGGCCCGACATCTACGGGAAGGTCGGCAATGCCGGCGTTTCCATCTGCACGCTCGACGACATGAAGAAGCTCTACTCGGGGTTCAACCTGTGCGACCCGAAGACGAGCGTCTCCATGACCATCAACGGCCCGGCGCCGATGATCCTGGCCATGTTCCTCAACACCGCCATCGACCAGCAGGTGGAGTTCTACCTGAAGGACCAGGGGCGGTGGGACGAGGCCGAGCGGGTCATCGCCGAGCGGCTCGGGGAAGACCGCCCGCGCTACGTGCCCACGGGACCGAACGGCCCGGAGGAGACGATGCCGGAGACGCACGACGGCTCGGGCCTGGGGCTGCTCGGCTGCACCGGCTCCGACCTGGTCGCGTGGGGTGTGCTGGCGCAGGACGAATATGACACCATCAAGGCCGACGCCCTCCGGGTGGTCCGGGGCACCGTCCAGGCAGACATCCTCAAGGAGGACCAGGCGCAGAACACCTGCATCTTCTCCACGGAGTTCGCCCTTCGCATGATGGGCGACGTACAGCAGTACTTCATCGACCACCGCATCCGCAACTTCTACTCCGTCTCCATCTCCGGCTACCACATTGCCGAGGCGGGGGCCAACCCGATCACCCAGCTGGCCTTCACGCTGGCCAACGGCTTCACGTACGTCGAGTACTACCTGAGCCGGGGCATGGATGTGGACGCCTTCGCCCCGAACCTCTCGTTCTTCTTCTCGAACGGGATGGACCCCGAGTACGGCGTCATCGGGCGCGTGGCCCGGCGCATCTGGGCCGTGGCGATGCGGGAGAAATACGGCGCGGGCGAGCGCAGCCAGAAGCTCAAATACCACATCCAGACCTCCGGCCGCAGCCTGCACGCCAGGGAGATCCAGTTCAACGACATCCGCACGACGCTCCAGGCCCTGCTGGCCATCTACGACAACTGCAACTCGCTTCACACCAACGCCTACGACGAGGCCATCACCACGCCGACGGAGGAGAGCGTGCGGCGGGCCATCGCCATCCAGCTCATCATCAACCGCGAGTTCGGGATGGCGAAGAACGAGAACCCGCTCCAGGGGGCCTTCATCATCGAGGAACTGACCGACCTGGTGGAAGAAGCCGTCCTGCAGGAGTTCGAGCGGCTCAACGACCGGGGCGGGGTCCTCGGGGCCATGGAGACCATGTACCAGCGGGGCAAGATCCAGGAGGAATCGCTCCATTACGAGCGGAAGAAGCACTCCGGCGAGTTGCCCGTCATCGGAGTGAACACGTTCCGTCCCCCCGAAGGCGAGGAGGCACACGACGCCCCGGTGGCCCTGATGCGCTCCACGGAGGACGAGAAACGGCGCCAGCTTCAGGCGCTCCGTGCCTTCCAGCAACGCAACGCCGATCGGGCTCCGGAGGCCCTGGAGCGGCTGAAGGAGGTGGCCCGCAGCGGGGGCAATGTGTTCGAGGAACTGATGGAGACGGTCAAGGTCTGCTCCCTCGGCCAGATCACCCGCGCCCTGTTCGAGGTGGGCGGGCAGTACCGGCGCAACATGTGA
- a CDS encoding GntR family transcriptional regulator: protein MITLDRAASTPVHEQLVEQLRYLIATGRYKPGETLPSTRAMGEQLNLSFHTVRKAYQELEREGLVEARPGSGYTVIERVPLSKSERMERGAAVMQETLQRLIGLGLDEAEMEYLFEEQLALLEGEGERLKLVFAAPYRELAELAGSQVASVVQQPVEAATLDALAHHQDADFVFARMQDVRHVREQIPRADVIGVVVMPGLDALARIARMLDHETLGLVTRYPDAIGPLSAELRAQSGFAGQIVAASVEHGTRHLAQLVPQTDLLLYTPASRRRLLAVLTDRYPHAELTFHVSREALEAIRQALPG from the coding sequence ATGATCACCCTCGACCGCGCCGCCTCCACGCCGGTTCACGAACAGCTCGTGGAGCAGCTCCGCTACCTGATCGCCACCGGCCGGTACAAGCCGGGCGAGACGTTACCCTCGACCCGGGCCATGGGAGAACAGCTGAACCTCTCCTTTCACACGGTTCGGAAGGCCTATCAGGAGCTGGAACGCGAGGGCCTCGTCGAAGCCCGCCCGGGCAGCGGGTATACGGTCATCGAGCGGGTGCCGCTGAGCAAGAGCGAGCGCATGGAACGCGGCGCGGCCGTGATGCAGGAAACCCTCCAGCGGCTGATCGGGCTGGGCCTCGACGAAGCGGAGATGGAATACCTCTTCGAGGAACAGCTGGCCCTGCTCGAAGGCGAGGGGGAACGCCTCAAGCTCGTCTTCGCCGCGCCCTACCGCGAGCTGGCCGAACTGGCGGGCTCCCAGGTCGCCTCCGTCGTGCAACAACCGGTGGAGGCCGCGACGCTGGACGCCCTGGCCCACCACCAGGACGCGGACTTCGTCTTCGCCCGCATGCAGGACGTGCGGCACGTCCGGGAGCAGATCCCCCGGGCGGACGTGATCGGCGTCGTCGTCATGCCGGGCCTCGACGCCCTGGCCCGGATCGCCCGGATGCTCGATCACGAGACGCTGGGGCTGGTGACCCGCTACCCGGACGCCATCGGCCCGCTCTCGGCCGAACTGCGGGCCCAGAGCGGCTTTGCCGGGCAGATCGTGGCGGCTTCCGTCGAGCACGGGACCCGCCACCTCGCCCAGCTCGTTCCGCAGACCGACCTGCTGCTCTACACCCCGGCCAGCCGCCGCCGGCTGCTGGCCGTCCTCACCGACCGCTATCCCCACGCCGAACTCACCTTTCACGTCAGCCGCGAGGCGCTGGAGGCGATACGGCAGGCCCTGCCCGGCTGA
- a CDS encoding HD family phosphohydrolase gives MGLLQKIGLASRRARPVGNSLEKGRDDRGRARRKNLAAKTGIFAGLIALTLLAFPRGEHYRYGVQEGDVWQDERLIAPFDFAVLKDEATLAEERRQVRLTTPPIFEVDHQATAKMEANRDTVAAQLERIFSAYAAFLENRSRGRPEAAEADSTRYMTLRRNARLKLTPGQWQRLLDDYAERIPGLVRSSRAVPAGPRLDERLLEEAWSYGRQMLNLGVLDVAIDSVLTETIEVRDPREHTARLIEKQNVFGLDEAHASAQERFQTLYENDPELASIAYALFRVIFQPSLRYLRAETLQAWQRKEAALSPTRGIVRQGEVIVEQGAIVDAETLRKLRSLERALSKRSGDRMPWKELLGQFLLVLATFGFFFLYLYLLRRPIFEDNRHVLLVALLFAMIIGLYALALRLPVLALYAVPVVIVSLVLTILFDSRVSLFATLTLAFLGSHMLRFDFEFTFATVIAGALGIFSVRDIKNRGQFFLSAGLVFLGYLLVLVAGWLVAGTATQRLLWDVLMVGINAFLVLLAMPLLWVFERAFGITTDLTLLELSDTNRPLLKELSLRAPGTFNHVLQVANLAEAAADAIGANALLTRVGALYHDIGKMVKPEYFVENQRPGENPHDQLKPRMSALIIASHVKEGLEIGRQHRLPQVVLDFIPMHHGTTRIEYFYRKALEQAGEGDPPVLESEFRYPGPKPNTKETSILMLADSVEAASRTLANPTHKRLEALIDMIFRARLDDGQLDDSDLTFRELNTIKQTFLSMLMAIYHVRVKYPDQDRELAEDLHEEAEAAGRDVNVVETGRQEQAGTASPDGEEAPSGDEVRVSGSRTGG, from the coding sequence ATGGGACTGCTTCAAAAAATCGGCCTGGCGTCCCGCCGGGCGCGTCCGGTGGGCAACAGCCTGGAGAAGGGGCGCGACGACCGGGGGCGGGCGCGGCGGAAGAACCTTGCCGCCAAGACCGGCATCTTCGCGGGGCTGATCGCGCTCACGCTGCTGGCGTTTCCGCGCGGCGAGCACTATCGCTACGGGGTGCAGGAGGGAGACGTGTGGCAGGACGAACGCCTGATCGCCCCGTTCGACTTTGCCGTCCTGAAGGACGAGGCCACGCTGGCGGAAGAGCGCCGGCAGGTTCGCCTGACCACCCCTCCCATCTTCGAGGTGGATCATCAGGCGACCGCCAAGATGGAGGCGAACCGGGACACCGTCGCGGCCCAGCTCGAGCGCATCTTCTCCGCCTACGCAGCCTTCCTCGAAAACCGGTCGCGGGGCCGGCCGGAGGCGGCCGAAGCCGATTCGACCCGCTACATGACCCTGCGCCGCAATGCCCGCCTCAAGCTGACTCCCGGGCAGTGGCAGCGCCTGCTCGACGACTACGCCGAGCGGATCCCCGGGCTGGTGCGTTCCTCGCGGGCCGTACCGGCCGGCCCGCGCCTGGACGAGCGGCTGCTCGAAGAAGCCTGGTCCTACGGGCGGCAGATGCTCAACCTGGGCGTGCTCGACGTCGCCATCGACAGCGTGCTGACCGAGACGATCGAGGTGCGTGACCCGCGCGAACACACCGCCCGGCTGATCGAAAAGCAGAACGTCTTCGGGCTGGACGAGGCCCATGCCTCCGCGCAGGAACGCTTCCAGACCCTTTACGAGAACGACCCCGAGCTGGCGAGCATCGCCTATGCCCTCTTTCGGGTCATCTTTCAGCCGTCCCTGCGCTACCTGCGGGCCGAGACGTTGCAGGCATGGCAGCGGAAGGAGGCCGCCCTCTCGCCCACCCGGGGCATCGTGCGCCAGGGTGAGGTCATCGTCGAGCAGGGCGCCATCGTCGACGCCGAGACGCTGCGCAAGCTGCGTTCGCTGGAGCGCGCGCTGAGCAAGCGCAGCGGGGACCGGATGCCGTGGAAAGAGCTGCTCGGCCAGTTTCTGCTGGTGCTGGCCACCTTCGGCTTCTTTTTCCTGTACCTGTACCTGTTGCGCCGGCCGATCTTCGAGGACAACCGCCACGTCCTGCTCGTGGCGCTGCTCTTCGCCATGATCATCGGCCTCTATGCGCTGGCGCTGCGGTTGCCGGTGCTGGCCCTGTATGCCGTGCCGGTGGTCATCGTCTCGCTGGTGCTGACGATCCTGTTCGACTCGCGCGTGAGCCTCTTTGCCACCCTGACGCTGGCGTTTCTGGGCAGCCACATGCTCCGGTTCGACTTCGAGTTCACCTTTGCGACGGTCATCGCCGGCGCCCTCGGCATCTTCAGCGTGCGCGACATCAAGAACCGGGGACAGTTCTTCTTGAGCGCGGGACTGGTTTTCCTGGGCTACCTGCTCGTGCTTGTGGCCGGCTGGCTGGTGGCCGGCACCGCCACGCAACGGCTGCTCTGGGACGTGCTGATGGTCGGGATCAACGCTTTCCTGGTGCTGCTGGCGATGCCGCTGCTCTGGGTCTTCGAACGGGCCTTCGGCATCACCACCGACCTGACGCTGCTCGAACTCTCGGACACGAACCGCCCTCTGCTGAAAGAACTCAGCCTCCGTGCCCCCGGCACGTTCAACCACGTGCTGCAGGTGGCCAACCTGGCCGAAGCGGCTGCCGACGCCATCGGCGCCAACGCCCTGCTCACGCGGGTCGGCGCCCTCTACCACGACATCGGCAAGATGGTCAAGCCGGAGTATTTCGTCGAGAACCAGCGGCCGGGGGAGAACCCGCACGACCAGCTCAAGCCGCGCATGAGCGCCCTCATCATCGCCAGCCACGTCAAAGAAGGGCTGGAGATCGGGCGCCAGCACCGGCTGCCCCAGGTGGTGCTGGACTTCATCCCCATGCACCACGGCACCACCCGCATCGAGTATTTCTACCGTAAAGCCCTCGAACAGGCCGGCGAAGGGGACCCCCCGGTGCTCGAGTCCGAGTTCCGCTATCCCGGCCCGAAGCCGAACACGAAGGAAACCAGCATCCTGATGCTCGCCGACTCGGTCGAGGCGGCCAGCCGGACCCTGGCCAACCCGACGCACAAGCGGCTGGAAGCCCTCATCGACATGATCTTCCGGGCCCGTCTCGACGACGGGCAGCTCGATGATTCAGACCTGACGTTCCGGGAGCTGAACACCATCAAACAGACGTTTCTGTCCATGCTGATGGCCATCTATCACGTGCGCGTCAAGTATCCGGACCAGGACAGGGAGCTGGCGGAAGATCTGCACGAGGAGGCCGAGGCGGCCGGCCGGGACGTCAACGTGGTGGAGACGGGCCGGCAGGAGCAGGCCGGGACGGCCTCCCCGGACGGGGAAGAGGCGCCTTCCGGGGACGAGGTGCGCGTCTCCGGCTCGCGTACGGGCGGGTGA